The following proteins are encoded in a genomic region of Spirosoma sp. SC4-14:
- a CDS encoding alpha/beta hydrolase, whose product MRKHLLVCHLIALAQLIGYIPTAFAQHTPEIISLWPNGAPGFEDRRNEPEQAKEYWVRHINNPTLTVYLPPKEKATGAAVVICPGGGHRELVFNAEGRQPAEFLNSLGIAAFVLKYRLAREENSPYSLDKHPRQDAYRAMRLVRSKAKEFGIDSNRVGMLGFSAGGEVVGMVAFSPGKGLADAPDPIDRLNGKPDFLMLIYPGPLTVPETVPADAPPAFMLAANDDACCSGPVVTLLQQYRAAKVPVEVHIYTQGKHGFNMGDRSKLKSINTWPQRMADWLSDTNLLKKNP is encoded by the coding sequence ATGAGAAAACACCTGCTAGTTTGCCATCTGATTGCCCTTGCTCAGTTAATTGGCTATATACCAACGGCTTTCGCACAACATACACCAGAAATTATCTCGCTTTGGCCAAACGGCGCCCCTGGTTTTGAAGATCGGCGCAATGAACCCGAACAGGCTAAAGAATATTGGGTTCGTCATATCAACAACCCGACGCTAACAGTCTATCTGCCCCCTAAAGAGAAAGCGACGGGCGCAGCGGTGGTCATTTGTCCGGGGGGCGGTCACCGCGAACTGGTTTTTAATGCCGAGGGGCGCCAGCCCGCCGAGTTTCTGAATAGCCTTGGTATTGCCGCGTTTGTGTTGAAATATCGACTGGCCCGAGAAGAAAACTCACCCTATTCGCTCGATAAGCATCCCCGCCAGGATGCCTACCGGGCCATGCGCCTTGTCAGAAGTAAGGCAAAAGAATTTGGTATCGATTCCAATCGGGTGGGTATGCTGGGTTTTTCGGCAGGTGGCGAAGTGGTTGGCATGGTCGCTTTTTCGCCCGGCAAAGGCCTGGCCGACGCCCCCGACCCAATTGACCGGCTAAACGGCAAGCCTGATTTTCTGATGCTGATATACCCCGGCCCGTTGACCGTACCGGAAACGGTTCCGGCCGATGCTCCGCCCGCTTTCATGCTGGCTGCCAACGATGACGCCTGCTGTTCAGGACCAGTTGTTACGCTGCTTCAGCAATATCGCGCGGCCAAAGTGCCCGTCGAAGTGCATATCTATACGCAGGGAAAACACGGTTTCAACATGGGCGACCGCTCGAAGCTTAAATCCATCAACACCTGGCCACAACGCATGGCCGACTGGCTAAGCGATACGAATTTACTAAAAAAGAATCCCTAA
- a CDS encoding NIPSNAP family protein, which produces MKRVSKIALVCLLCFVQVSFLLASAPTASREFYELKVYHLKSDAQEATVDNFLEKAYLPALHRAGIAKVGVFKPRSDANSTTEKLIYVFIPFRSSDDFFKLEQKLASDKTYQNDGKEYLDAVYTNPPFERIETILLNAFEKAPHYTLPELTSPKKDRVYELRSYESHTEKISKNKIDMFNKGDEVGLFKRLGFNAVFYAEVVAGSRMPNLMYLTTFDNKTSRDQHWDAFGKDDYWKKLSAMPQYQKNVSRNDMRFLYPTDYSDI; this is translated from the coding sequence ATGAAGCGTGTATCAAAAATTGCCCTGGTTTGCCTGCTGTGTTTTGTTCAGGTATCTTTTCTGTTGGCTTCTGCCCCTACCGCCAGTCGTGAGTTTTATGAACTGAAAGTATATCATTTAAAATCCGACGCTCAGGAAGCAACGGTCGATAATTTTCTGGAAAAAGCCTATTTGCCTGCCCTGCACCGGGCCGGGATAGCAAAAGTGGGCGTATTTAAACCCCGCTCAGATGCTAATTCAACAACCGAAAAACTGATTTACGTATTCATCCCTTTTCGGTCGAGCGACGATTTTTTCAAGCTGGAGCAGAAACTGGCCAGTGACAAAACCTACCAGAACGATGGCAAAGAGTATCTGGATGCTGTTTATACCAATCCACCTTTCGAACGTATCGAAACTATTCTGCTGAATGCGTTTGAAAAAGCACCGCATTATACGTTGCCGGAATTAACATCGCCCAAAAAGGACCGTGTTTATGAATTGCGCAGTTACGAAAGCCACACGGAGAAGATTTCGAAGAACAAAATAGACATGTTCAACAAAGGCGATGAAGTAGGCTTATTTAAGCGGCTGGGTTTCAATGCTGTTTTTTATGCTGAAGTAGTTGCTGGTAGCCGGATGCCTAATCTGATGTATCTCACCACCTTCGATAATAAAACCTCGCGCGATCAGCACTGGGATGCCTTTGGTAAAGACGATTACTGGAAAAAACTGTCGGCTATGCCGCAGTATCAGAAGAACGTATCGCGCAACGATATGCGCTTCCTGTATCCAACCGACTATTCGGATATTTGA
- a CDS encoding ABC transporter permease yields MIGSYIKTSRRNLLRNKLFSAINIVGLAISMSVGLLLIAFVFDLCSYDRFHQNGERIYRITSVLTANQEKSRTRPGRTRPIGKFATTSITAGKLIRQKVTGIGQNAGGEVAILRNDFSQDAKVGDNVLPIKGFWTEPSFFRIFTFPMLEGNPETALKDPYSIVLTETAAKKLFGSADALGKVIKFDTLDYQVTGVMKDVPFFSHINFEALVSLSTAEQLNRNNTTFDKWSSMSSNYVYLLLPENANLASIQLQLDALAREENRTEENTQIQLELLPLYKIVVGENLRRSEGGPGSVGPHMPPVVLWILGGLALIVILSACFNYTNLSMARAMRRFKEVGLRKAIGAGKSQIWQQFLIEAIMISLAALFLSFLLFLVLRPQLINLAPEMQRTVKLELTPAMVLTFIAFSVTVGVIAGLMPALFFSKVSAINALRNVFARNHAGRPAVSSTYRLGNVFNYATLRRSLVVIQYTLTLIFITTTAIGYVQYKNILAFDLGFNTENILNINMQGNKPDALLKELSEMPDVTALSRSLIITSVGNAWGGFMKYNDSRDSALVMTNNVDENYLAVHEYKLIAGGNFMARPTTAEAATEVIVNQQFLKRFNIAANHPEKAIGQEITFSNFKVHDRKMTIVGVMKDFHYGKVDNLIEPVAFMFWTPDDRAIINAKLQSKDMLSTMASIESAWKKIDRVHPFQAKFYEEAIEEAYSEFSAMIKIIGFLSFLAISIASMGLFGMVAYTTETRLKEISIRKVMGASPGNLVYLLSRGFLLQLSISALIALPVTYLFFENVVLTRFPYHTPVQVAELFVGLLAVLLIAFLMIGSQTMKAAKSNPVKVLKSE; encoded by the coding sequence ATGATCGGCAGCTACATCAAAACATCGAGACGCAACTTATTGCGCAACAAACTGTTCTCAGCTATCAATATTGTTGGCCTTGCCATCAGTATGTCCGTTGGCTTACTACTAATCGCGTTCGTGTTCGACCTGTGTTCGTACGACAGATTCCACCAAAATGGGGAGCGGATCTATCGCATCACCAGCGTATTGACTGCCAATCAAGAAAAAAGCCGAACGCGGCCCGGCCGAACGCGGCCCATCGGCAAGTTTGCTACCACTTCCATAACGGCCGGCAAGCTTATCCGACAGAAAGTAACGGGCATTGGCCAAAACGCAGGTGGGGAAGTAGCTATTCTACGCAACGACTTCTCGCAGGACGCGAAGGTTGGCGACAACGTTCTCCCCATCAAGGGATTCTGGACAGAACCGTCATTCTTCAGGATCTTTACATTCCCGATGCTGGAAGGCAACCCCGAAACGGCCCTGAAAGATCCTTACTCGATCGTTCTTACGGAAACGGCAGCAAAAAAGCTATTCGGCAGTGCGGATGCGTTGGGCAAGGTGATCAAGTTCGATACGCTCGATTATCAGGTAACCGGTGTTATGAAGGACGTTCCTTTCTTTTCGCACATCAACTTCGAAGCATTGGTATCGCTGTCGACAGCCGAGCAACTTAACAGAAACAATACTACTTTCGACAAATGGAGCAGCATGTCGTCGAACTACGTGTATCTCCTGTTGCCGGAGAATGCCAACCTGGCTTCAATTCAGTTGCAGCTCGATGCCCTGGCCAGGGAAGAAAACCGCACCGAAGAAAACACGCAGATTCAGCTTGAACTACTTCCTTTATATAAAATTGTAGTTGGAGAGAATCTCCGGCGTTCTGAAGGCGGGCCGGGCTCGGTGGGCCCTCACATGCCGCCGGTTGTGCTTTGGATACTCGGTGGGCTTGCACTTATTGTTATACTGTCTGCGTGTTTCAACTACACCAACCTGTCGATGGCACGCGCCATGCGCCGTTTTAAGGAAGTAGGTCTTCGCAAAGCAATCGGTGCCGGAAAAAGCCAGATATGGCAACAGTTTCTGATAGAGGCAATCATGATTTCTCTGGCAGCCCTTTTTCTTTCTTTTCTCCTGTTTCTGGTACTGCGGCCACAACTGATCAACCTGGCTCCAGAGATGCAACGCACAGTAAAGCTAGAGCTTACGCCAGCTATGGTTCTAACTTTCATTGCCTTTTCTGTCACGGTGGGGGTTATTGCCGGACTGATGCCTGCCCTATTCTTTTCGAAAGTCAGCGCAATCAATGCCCTCAGGAATGTATTCGCCCGGAACCACGCTGGCAGACCGGCCGTATCATCGACGTATCGGTTGGGGAATGTATTCAACTACGCAACACTCCGACGCTCCCTGGTAGTGATTCAGTATACGCTCACGCTGATCTTCATAACCACAACCGCCATTGGTTATGTGCAGTATAAAAACATTCTCGCCTTCGACCTGGGATTCAACACCGAAAACATCCTCAACATCAATATGCAGGGCAACAAACCTGATGCGCTGCTGAAGGAACTGAGCGAGATGCCCGACGTAACGGCCCTATCGCGGTCGTTAATCATCACCAGTGTGGGAAATGCCTGGGGTGGCTTTATGAAATACAACGATTCGCGCGACTCTGCGCTGGTCATGACGAACAACGTCGACGAAAACTATTTGGCAGTACATGAATACAAGCTCATTGCCGGGGGCAATTTTATGGCACGACCCACTACAGCCGAAGCAGCCACGGAAGTGATTGTTAATCAACAGTTCTTAAAACGATTTAACATCGCTGCCAACCACCCCGAGAAAGCAATTGGGCAGGAGATCACTTTCAGTAATTTCAAAGTACATGACCGTAAAATGACCATTGTTGGCGTAATGAAAGACTTTCATTATGGCAAGGTCGACAACCTCATCGAGCCGGTCGCCTTCATGTTCTGGACGCCCGATGACAGGGCAATCATCAATGCCAAACTACAAAGCAAAGACATGCTGTCCACGATGGCCAGCATTGAGTCGGCCTGGAAGAAGATTGATCGTGTTCATCCCTTTCAGGCTAAGTTCTATGAGGAAGCCATAGAAGAAGCCTACAGTGAATTTTCTGCCATGATCAAGATTATTGGCTTCCTTTCTTTCCTGGCCATTTCGATTGCATCGATGGGCTTGTTCGGTATGGTGGCCTATACAACTGAAACCAGGCTGAAGGAAATCAGCATCCGCAAAGTGATGGGGGCAAGCCCAGGCAACCTTGTTTACTTATTGAGCCGCGGTTTTCTCCTACAGTTGTCGATTTCAGCACTCATCGCGCTGCCCGTAACCTACCTTTTCTTCGAAAACGTTGTGCTTACCCGGTTTCCGTATCACACACCCGTGCAGGTTGCTGAGTTGTTTGTGGGGCTGCTGGCCGTATTGTTGATTGCCTTCCTTATGATTGGGTCGCAAACGATGAAGGCAGCGAAAAGCAATCCGGTAAAGGTCCTCAAGAGTGAATAG
- a CDS encoding MFS transporter: protein MENELAKSRWYRLLPIAFITYSLAYLDRANFGFGAASGMGDDLQINPAMSSLLSSLFFLGYFFFQVPGAIYAQKRSAKRLVFWSLILWGGLAMATGIISNINALIVIRFLLGVVESAVMPAMLLFLSRWFTKAERSQANTYLILGNPVTILWMSVLSGYLIQAVGWRWMFILEGLPAIVWAYFWWRLVDDKPQDAHWLTPDEKQALTRQLEREQQGIRPVRNYGEAFRSKVVLLLSFQYALWSIGVYGFVMWLPSILKAAPDMDIVKTGWLSAVPYVLAIIGMVSVSYYSDKSQQRKIFVWPFLVVGALAFYGSYLVGPSSFWLSFILLIVAGGAMYAPYGPFFAIIPEVLPQNVAGGAMALINSFGALGSFIGAYIVGYLNGSTGGFGASYLFMAASLLLSAILTLLALKKTTPAAVVEPGKVKAS, encoded by the coding sequence ATGGAAAACGAACTTGCAAAGTCCCGTTGGTACCGCTTATTACCCATTGCTTTTATAACCTACAGCCTTGCCTATCTTGACCGGGCCAATTTCGGGTTTGGTGCTGCCAGTGGCATGGGCGACGATCTGCAAATCAATCCGGCCATGTCGTCGCTGCTAAGTTCCCTTTTTTTTCTGGGTTATTTTTTCTTTCAGGTGCCGGGTGCCATTTATGCCCAAAAGCGGAGTGCCAAACGACTGGTGTTCTGGTCGCTGATTTTGTGGGGCGGACTGGCCATGGCAACGGGCATCATCAGTAATATAAATGCTCTCATTGTAATTCGGTTTCTGCTGGGTGTGGTCGAGAGTGCCGTTATGCCAGCTATGCTATTGTTTTTAAGCCGTTGGTTTACCAAAGCCGAACGGTCGCAGGCCAATACCTATCTGATTCTTGGCAATCCGGTCACCATTCTCTGGATGTCGGTACTATCGGGTTATTTGATTCAGGCGGTGGGTTGGCGATGGATGTTTATTCTGGAAGGCCTGCCCGCTATTGTCTGGGCTTATTTCTGGTGGCGGCTGGTCGACGATAAACCGCAGGATGCCCACTGGTTAACGCCCGATGAGAAACAGGCGTTGACCCGGCAACTGGAGCGCGAACAACAGGGAATCAGGCCAGTAAGAAACTACGGCGAAGCTTTTCGGTCGAAGGTAGTACTGCTGCTTAGTTTTCAGTATGCGCTGTGGAGTATTGGCGTATACGGCTTTGTGATGTGGCTACCTTCCATTCTGAAAGCTGCGCCCGATATGGATATTGTTAAAACGGGATGGCTATCGGCAGTGCCCTATGTGCTGGCGATTATCGGGATGGTTAGTGTGTCGTATTATTCGGATAAATCTCAGCAACGGAAAATTTTTGTATGGCCCTTTCTGGTTGTAGGTGCGTTGGCGTTTTATGGGTCATACCTGGTAGGCCCGTCTAGTTTCTGGTTGTCGTTTATCCTGCTGATTGTTGCCGGAGGGGCCATGTATGCTCCCTATGGCCCTTTTTTTGCAATTATCCCCGAAGTGTTACCGCAGAATGTAGCCGGAGGAGCCATGGCCCTGATCAACAGCTTCGGTGCGCTGGGTTCCTTTATTGGCGCCTACATTGTCGGGTATTTAAATGGGAGTACGGGCGGCTTCGGTGCGTCCTATCTGTTCATGGCAGCTTCCCTGTTGCTATCGGCCATTTTAACACTACTCGCTTTAAAAAAGACAACTCCTGCTGCCGTTGTGGAGCCAGGAAAAGTAAAGGCGTCTTAA
- a CDS encoding DUF1080 domain-containing protein — MKLLLLFLGFSLLAASSLQAQTGKKWHSLFNGKDLTGWETYLDRPYSKDNPGNKVAPLGLNNDPNHVFSVVSIDGKPALRISGETFGGINTLADFENYHLRLEFKWGTKQWPPKLGQPRDSGLLYHSVGAHGTPMLWMESFEFQIQEGDCGDYWGVMNVLADIPAVKNDNGKYVYRPGSPLLTFQDKTPIGRSCLKYPDTEKPSGQWNVVELYCVGDTCLHVMNGTVNLMVAHARRLVNGQPEPLTKGKIQLQSEGAEIFYRNIQVRSIDQLPAGLLSGN; from the coding sequence ATGAAATTGCTGCTTCTTTTCCTTGGCTTCAGTCTTCTTGCCGCATCGTCGCTTCAGGCACAAACCGGTAAAAAATGGCACTCTTTATTTAATGGGAAAGATTTGACCGGTTGGGAAACGTATCTCGACCGCCCATATTCGAAGGATAACCCAGGCAATAAAGTCGCACCGCTTGGACTAAACAACGACCCCAACCACGTGTTTTCGGTCGTATCGATCGATGGAAAACCGGCCCTCCGCATTTCAGGTGAAACTTTTGGCGGTATCAATACCCTCGCCGATTTTGAAAACTATCATCTTCGTCTGGAATTCAAATGGGGCACCAAACAATGGCCTCCCAAACTCGGCCAACCTCGCGATAGTGGCCTGTTGTATCATAGCGTAGGTGCGCATGGTACGCCAATGCTCTGGATGGAATCCTTCGAATTTCAGATTCAGGAAGGTGATTGTGGCGACTACTGGGGCGTTATGAATGTACTGGCCGACATTCCGGCTGTTAAAAACGACAACGGAAAATACGTCTACCGTCCCGGAAGTCCGCTTCTTACATTTCAGGACAAAACGCCCATCGGCCGGTCATGCCTTAAATACCCTGATACTGAAAAACCATCGGGACAATGGAATGTTGTTGAGTTGTATTGCGTGGGCGACACCTGCCTGCACGTCATGAATGGCACGGTAAACCTGATGGTTGCCCACGCCCGTCGTCTGGTAAACGGCCAGCCGGAACCCCTCACAAAAGGAAAAATTCAATTACAATCAGAAGGGGCCGAAATCTTTTATCGAAACATTCAGGTTCGTTCCATTGATCAGTTACCGGCCGGGCTCCTCTCTGGCAACTAA
- a CDS encoding DUF4249 domain-containing protein has protein sequence MRPVLRVIKLHWLSYGLLLLIWGCIDEVGLPIRQIERRLVVEGLVTNGPFPWVRLTYTGPYNSANPAPPELVISDALVVISDDRGNKVRLVPDPFAPAYYGVNDSSFIGQVGRLYTLAVTLPDGSRYESKPELLTPVPALDLLQARFRKGFSELGQPDWYDILVDTQDPSMLGNYYRWSSMAYIPRWTKFDPKHPPLTPFGYDRCACSCWVPIIGPPTDVLSDALINGNRISNRVVFSVPIYAVGPYYVQVRQYSITRAAYQYWNLYEQQRTRTGSLFDPQPASIEGNVRAVSDTTKLALGFFGASAVSQQRLTIPGDTINYDKFLISGKQFIPPTGDCFTNFPQPILSPPQGWPPR, from the coding sequence ATGCGACCAGTACTACGGGTAATTAAGCTGCATTGGTTAAGTTACGGCCTGTTGTTGCTGATATGGGGTTGTATCGACGAAGTTGGTTTGCCCATCCGTCAGATCGAACGACGGCTGGTGGTTGAGGGGCTTGTAACCAATGGTCCGTTTCCCTGGGTGCGGCTTACCTATACGGGGCCGTACAATTCAGCCAATCCAGCCCCGCCCGAACTGGTTATCAGCGACGCGCTCGTGGTTATCAGCGATGATCGGGGTAATAAAGTACGGTTGGTGCCCGACCCATTTGCGCCAGCTTATTATGGTGTAAATGATAGTAGCTTCATTGGTCAGGTTGGTCGTCTATATACATTGGCGGTGACGTTGCCAGACGGCAGTCGCTATGAATCGAAACCCGAATTATTGACACCAGTTCCAGCCCTTGATTTGCTACAGGCGCGGTTTCGAAAAGGGTTTAGCGAATTGGGACAGCCTGATTGGTATGATATTTTGGTCGATACGCAGGACCCGTCTATGCTTGGCAATTACTATCGGTGGTCGTCGATGGCGTATATTCCGCGCTGGACTAAATTTGATCCGAAGCATCCACCACTAACCCCGTTTGGCTATGATCGGTGTGCCTGTTCGTGTTGGGTTCCAATAATTGGACCACCCACCGATGTGCTCTCCGATGCGCTCATCAATGGCAACCGAATCAGTAATCGGGTTGTGTTTAGTGTACCGATTTATGCTGTGGGCCCATACTATGTACAGGTAAGACAATATTCAATAACGCGGGCGGCTTATCAGTACTGGAATCTCTATGAGCAGCAGCGAACGCGAACGGGTTCTTTGTTCGATCCGCAACCAGCCTCTATCGAGGGAAATGTGCGGGCCGTGTCCGATACGACAAAACTGGCGCTTGGTTTCTTTGGTGCTTCGGCGGTTAGCCAGCAGCGGCTCACAATACCAGGCGATACTATCAACTACGACAAGTTTCTGATCAGTGGAAAGCAGTTTATACCGCCTACTGGTGATTGTTTTACTAATTTCCCGCAACCAATTCTATCGCCACCGCAGGGATGGCCGCCCCGGTAA
- a CDS encoding biopolymer transporter TolR, producing MDMYYNIRCLFAHIAVLTALSQSVWAQQKAIGVFDGQSDVGHVLHAGSCTYNPVRQEYSIQGSGTNIWGTNDEFHFVWKRMKGDFILYTRGHLLGKGTDPHRKIGWMARTSLDAQSPQVSVAIHGDGLTSLQYRRSAGAITEENRSSLSGADIIQLERHGNTFTLRAANFGEPFQVREITDIDLGNEVYVGLFVSAHNKDVVEQAVFQDVRITVPVAANAPTGQMKLGSRLELLDIASGKREVIFTAPNSIQAPNWTRDNKTLIYNSEGLMYTFNLASRKTSVLNTGDVKNNNNDHVLAFDGKTLGLSSGVRDLGGSIIYTVPASGGTPKQITPKGPSYLHGWSPDGNDLVFCGSRNNEFDVYKIPATGGPEIRLTDTKGLDDGPEYSPDGKYIYFNSNRTGTMQIWRMKPDGSQQEAVTSGEFHDWFAHISPDGKWIVFLSFLKDEVAPGDHPPYKHVYLRLMPATGGQPKVIAYLYGGQGSINTPSWSPDSKRIAFVSNSDVSVISPADISPK from the coding sequence ATGGATATGTACTACAACATCCGGTGCCTGTTCGCTCATATTGCGGTCCTGACGGCGCTAAGTCAGTCGGTTTGGGCACAACAGAAAGCCATTGGCGTATTTGATGGCCAGTCAGATGTTGGCCATGTACTTCATGCAGGCTCCTGCACGTATAACCCTGTTCGTCAGGAATATAGCATACAAGGATCAGGCACCAACATCTGGGGCACAAACGACGAATTTCATTTCGTCTGGAAACGGATGAAAGGCGATTTCATTCTTTACACTCGCGGACACCTGCTCGGCAAAGGCACTGACCCGCACCGCAAAATAGGCTGGATGGCCCGCACCAGCCTGGATGCCCAATCGCCCCAGGTGAGTGTAGCCATTCATGGCGACGGGCTGACCTCGTTACAGTATCGCCGGAGTGCCGGAGCCATAACCGAAGAAAATCGTTCGAGCCTTTCAGGGGCAGACATCATCCAGCTCGAACGGCATGGTAACACCTTCACGCTACGAGCCGCCAACTTTGGCGAACCCTTTCAGGTGCGGGAGATTACAGACATTGATTTAGGCAATGAGGTGTATGTTGGCTTGTTTGTGAGTGCCCATAATAAAGATGTGGTTGAACAAGCTGTTTTCCAGGATGTTCGAATCACGGTACCCGTTGCAGCCAATGCCCCCACCGGTCAAATGAAGCTGGGGAGCCGCCTTGAGTTACTGGATATCGCCAGTGGCAAACGCGAGGTTATTTTTACGGCCCCCAATTCCATTCAGGCCCCTAACTGGACCCGCGACAACAAAACGCTGATCTATAACAGTGAAGGCCTGATGTACACATTTAATCTGGCCAGTCGAAAAACGAGTGTGCTCAATACGGGCGATGTAAAAAATAACAACAACGACCATGTCCTGGCTTTTGATGGTAAAACTCTTGGCCTCAGCAGCGGTGTCCGCGACCTTGGCGGATCGATCATTTATACGGTACCCGCATCGGGTGGAACGCCAAAGCAAATTACCCCCAAAGGCCCATCGTATCTGCACGGTTGGTCGCCCGATGGCAACGATCTGGTATTCTGCGGATCACGAAATAACGAATTCGATGTGTATAAGATACCGGCAACGGGCGGCCCCGAAATTCGCCTGACCGACACCAAAGGCCTCGACGATGGCCCCGAATATTCGCCCGATGGCAAGTACATCTATTTTAATTCGAACCGGACAGGCACCATGCAAATCTGGCGAATGAAACCCGATGGCAGCCAGCAGGAAGCCGTCACCAGTGGCGAATTTCATGACTGGTTCGCCCATATTTCGCCCGATGGAAAATGGATTGTGTTTTTGTCGTTCCTCAAAGATGAAGTAGCCCCCGGCGATCATCCTCCCTATAAGCATGTTTACCTCCGGCTGATGCCTGCTACGGGTGGTCAGCCTAAAGTAATTGCCTATTTATACGGCGGACAAGGCTCAATCAACACACCCTCGTGGTCGCCCGATAGCAAACGAATTGCGTTTGTCAGCAATTCGGATGTAAGCGTCATCAGCCCTGCCGATATTAGTCCGAAATAG
- a CDS encoding 1-phosphofructokinase family hexose kinase: MIVTLTLNPAVDVSTNVDRLVPTHKLHCAQPQYDAGGGGINVSKAIHRLGGHSLALFTAGGPNGLTLQKLVDTEALSYQLIHIDGMTRESFVVTETSTNLQFRFGTPGPEITPMEAESCLTALSKLPASTDYLVISGSLPPGLPTDFYGLITRQAKAQGIKVIIDTSGKPLQSALQCGVFLTKPNLGELARLVGKERLEGKQVSLAARELIQARWCEVVVVSLGPRGALLVTNDLHEYIPAPIVKTISTVGAGDSLVGGMVYALGQGKSLSEAARLGVACGTAATQNSGTHLFQKQEADELLAWINQQSGSVNEW; the protein is encoded by the coding sequence ATGATCGTAACGCTTACTCTCAATCCAGCCGTAGACGTCAGCACCAACGTTGATCGACTGGTTCCTACTCACAAATTACACTGTGCCCAGCCACAATACGATGCGGGCGGTGGCGGTATCAACGTTTCAAAAGCCATACACCGGCTGGGTGGTCATTCGCTGGCACTGTTTACGGCAGGAGGCCCCAACGGCCTTACTCTACAAAAGCTGGTCGATACCGAAGCCCTTTCCTATCAACTCATCCACATCGACGGCATGACCCGCGAGAGCTTTGTCGTCACCGAGACTTCAACCAACCTTCAGTTCCGGTTTGGCACACCAGGTCCCGAAATCACACCTATGGAAGCCGAAAGCTGCCTGACCGCCCTGAGCAAACTCCCGGCCTCCACCGATTATCTGGTCATCAGCGGGAGTTTGCCTCCCGGCCTGCCCACCGATTTTTATGGCCTTATTACCCGACAGGCCAAAGCACAGGGCATAAAGGTTATTATCGATACCAGCGGCAAACCACTACAATCAGCCCTTCAGTGTGGAGTCTTTCTGACAAAGCCGAATCTGGGCGAACTGGCCCGCCTGGTCGGGAAAGAACGGCTCGAAGGCAAACAGGTATCTCTGGCAGCACGGGAGCTGATTCAGGCCCGGTGGTGTGAAGTGGTGGTGGTATCACTAGGTCCACGCGGAGCGTTGCTCGTTACCAACGACCTGCACGAATACATCCCCGCTCCTATTGTGAAGACAATCAGTACGGTTGGTGCCGGCGACAGCCTGGTTGGCGGCATGGTTTATGCGCTCGGTCAGGGCAAAAGTCTGAGCGAAGCGGCTCGGTTGGGAGTGGCCTGTGGCACTGCGGCAACGCAGAACTCCGGCACGCATCTTTTCCAGAAACAGGAAGCCGACGAATTACTGGCCTGGATCAACCAACAGTCGGGCAGTGTTAATGAATGGTGA
- a CDS encoding TIM barrel protein codes for MQTRRTFLKTAGSLAAGTLLTPNLANAEKVNDVGIQLYTVRKEMLEDAAGTLKKLAQIGYRELESARSAKGNFYGLQPKEIKKIAHDLGMTVRSGHVHIDKDWERSIDMAAEAGQSYLVCSSLPSEGQTVSNYQRCADTFNKAAEACKKAKLVFGYHNHEYEFDKVNGKPLYDILLDRTDPNLVKMEMDLGWAILTGNDPLAYFKKYPGRFPLWHLKDMDKTKKESTEFGKGQINVKQMLQNMNKAGVKYFFVEQEEYPKTALESAKYDFDYLAKLTF; via the coding sequence ATGCAAACAAGACGTACCTTTTTGAAAACTGCAGGTTCGCTGGCGGCAGGAACTCTGTTAACGCCGAATCTGGCAAACGCTGAAAAAGTGAACGATGTGGGGATTCAGTTGTATACGGTTCGGAAAGAAATGCTGGAAGATGCTGCCGGAACGCTGAAAAAACTGGCTCAGATTGGCTACAGGGAACTCGAATCGGCCCGAAGTGCCAAAGGTAATTTTTATGGTTTACAACCCAAAGAAATCAAAAAAATTGCCCATGACCTGGGTATGACCGTTCGGAGTGGACACGTCCATATCGACAAAGACTGGGAGCGTTCTATCGACATGGCCGCCGAAGCCGGTCAGTCATACCTGGTCTGTTCGTCGCTCCCCTCAGAAGGGCAAACGGTTTCTAACTATCAGCGTTGTGCCGATACGTTCAACAAAGCCGCCGAAGCCTGCAAGAAAGCAAAGCTGGTATTCGGCTACCACAACCACGAGTATGAATTCGACAAAGTAAATGGCAAACCTTTGTACGACATTCTGCTGGACCGTACGGACCCAAATCTGGTTAAAATGGAGATGGATTTGGGGTGGGCTATCCTGACAGGCAACGACCCGCTGGCCTATTTCAAAAAATATCCGGGCCGTTTTCCGCTCTGGCACCTCAAAGACATGGACAAGACTAAAAAAGAAAGCACCGAGTTCGGAAAAGGCCAGATCAACGTGAAGCAGATGCTCCAGAACATGAACAAGGCAGGTGTAAAATACTTCTTTGTCGAACAGGAAGAATACCCGAAAACGGCTCTCGAAAGCGCCAAATATGACTTCGATTACCTGGCCAAACTTACTTTCTGA